Proteins from a single region of Hypomesus transpacificus isolate Combined female chromosome 9, fHypTra1, whole genome shotgun sequence:
- the fmoda gene encoding fibromodulin a, which yields MRVVCVFLFAALLPSSLSQRHDPFQWLSALRSQGYHADNTGGECPEECDCPPSFPIAMYCDGRGLTVMPTVPSRMKYLYLQHNAITALPDEALANATSLVWMMMHYNQLSSDRIGKKAFAKLQSLERLYLQHNNLTRVPPNLPRSLRDLRLNGNSINKVTPAALEGMDNLTVLYLHDNAVTDVAASLKGLNSLTLLDISGNKLKKVPDGLPEHLHQLYLESNSISAVPEGFLRQFSQLQYIRMGHNQITDKGIPPNTFNVTGLVELDLSYNKLERIPPVSATLEHLYLQANQIKEFTLGSFCSVVDVMNYSKLRTLRLDGNEISAQDVPSDSALCLRLAATIEL from the exons ATgcgcgtggtgtgtgtgttcctgtttgCTGCCCTGCTTCCCTCGTCTCTCTCCCAGAGACACGATCCCTTCCAGTGGCTGTCAGCCCTGCGTAGCCAAGGCTACCATGCAGACAACACGGGAGGGGAGTGCCCCGAAGAGTGTGactgtcctccctccttccccatcGCCATGTACTGTGACGGCCGTGGGCTGACAGTCATGCCCACTGTGCCCTCCCGTATGAAGTACCTGTACCTGCAGCACAACGCCATCACCGCCCTGCCTGATGAAGCCCTAGCCAACGCCACCAGCCTGGTGTGGATGATGATGCACTATAACCAGCTGTCCTCCGACCGCATCGGCAAGAAG GCATTTGCCAAGCTGCAGAGTCTTGAACGCCTCTATCTGCAGCACAACAACCTGACCCGTGTTCCCCCAAACCTCCCACGCTCTCTCCGAGATCTACGCCTCAATGGCAATAGTATCAACAAG GTAACACCTGCTGCCCTGGAGGGAATGGACAACTTGACCGTTCTGTATCTCCATGACAACGCTGTGACAGATGTGGCTGCATCACTGAAGGGGTTGAACTCTCTCACACTGCTGGATATCAGCGGCAACAAGCtcaagaag GTCCCAGACGGTCTGCCAGAGCATCTCCACCAGCTGTACCTGGAGTCCAACTCCATCAGTGCTGTTCCAGAGGGCTTCCTGCGCCAGTTCTCCCAGCTACAGTACATCCGCATGGGCCACAACCAGATAACAGACAAGGGAATCCCCCCAAACACTTTCAATGTGACCGGCCTGGTGGAGCTGGACCTGAGCTACAACAAGCTAGAGAGGATCCCCCCTGTCAGTGCCACCCTGGAGCACCTGTACCTGCAGGCCAACCAAATTAAAG AGTTTACCCTGGGTAGTTTCTGCAGTGTTGTGGATGTGATGAACTACTCGAAGCTGCGGACACTGCGACTGGATGGGAATGAGATCAGTGCCCAGGATGTGCCCTCTGACTCTGCCTTGTGTCTGCGCCTGGCAGCCACTATCGAGCTGTAG
- the LOC124471587 gene encoding prolargin → MKAGVGLVSALALFLLMGAVFTQRTRPKKPIKRPQTTKRPTFHLPTPPPGQPEPQEPTDFPPPILGPPSSFPDCPRECFCPPSIPNALYCENRNLREVPLIPSRTHYLYLSNNYISKVTAEPFRNASELRWVNLANNRIQRFDKQVFEKLPRLLYLYADRNQLKEVPDDLPVGLEQLCLSRNQISKIPSGAFGNMEHLTLLDLHHNKLSDSDLGMNTFKDLKNLMQLNLAHNILRKMPSSVPTGISQLFLDKNSIDDIPRDYFQGFTNLAFVRLNYNQLSDKGVPKAVFNVSSLLDLQMSHNQLSSVPLFNPHLEHLHLDHNSIESINGTQLCPFNLQSDSFSDDALIPRLRYLRLDGNHLSPPVPIDVILCFRHLHSIVI, encoded by the exons ATGAAGGCAGGTGTGGGACTCGTCTCTGCACTGGCTCTCTTCCTCCTGATGGGGGCAGTGTTTACCCAGAGAACTCGGCCCAAGAAACCAATTAAACGGCCCCAAACCACCAAAAGACCCACTTTCCATTTGCCTACCCCCCCACCTGGGCAGCCTGAACCCCAGGAGCCCACTGACTTCCCCCCACCCATCCTGGGCCCCCCCTCCAGCTTCCCTGACTGCCCCCGTGAGTGCTTTTGCCCCCCCTCCATACCCAATGCCCTGTATTGTGAAAACCGAAACCTCCGCGAGGTCCCGCTCATCCCGTCAAGAACTCACTACCTATACCTGAGTAATAACTACATCTCCAAGGTGACAGCGGAACCATTCCGCAATGCCAGTGAGCTGCGTTGGGTCAACCTAGCCAACAACCGCATCCAACGCTTCGATAAACAG GTGTTTGAGAAGCTGCCGAGGCTGCTGTACCTCTACGCAGATCGTAACCAGCTGAAGGAGGTACCAGATGACCTTCCAGTGGGCCTGGAGCAGCTCTGCCTCAGCAGGAACCAGATCTCCAAGATCCCCTCAGGGGCCTTCGGCAACATGGAGCACCTGACCCTGCTGGACCTCCACCACAACAAG CTGAGTGACAGTGACTTAGGGATGAACACCTTCAAGGACCTGAAGAACTTGATGCAGCTCAACCTGGCCCATAATATCTTGAGGAAGATGCCTTCCAGTGTTCCCACTGGCATATCACAACTATTTCTGGACAAGAACAGTATAGACGACATCCCTAg GGACTACTTCCAAGGCTTCACTAACCTGGCGTTTGTCAGGTTGAACTATAATCAGCTGAGTGACAAGGGTGTTCCCAAGGCTGTGTTTAATGTGTCGTCTCTACTGGACCTGCAAATGTCCCACAACCAGTTGTCCTCTGTGCCCCTGTTCAACCCTCACCTGGAGCATCTGCACCTTGACCACAATAGCATCGAGA GTATCAATGGCACCCAGCTCTGTCCCTTTAACCTGCAGTCCGACAGTTTTAGTGATGATGCCCTGATACCCCGACTAAG GTACCTGCGTTTGGACGGAAACCACCTGAGCCCTCCTGTCCCTATTGATGTCATCTTGTGCTTCAGACACCTTCACTCCATTGTCATCTAA
- the zgc:113307 gene encoding lumican: MALHTSTLVLVLVLIMPAQASTDVDTDYGGVPLWINRFLGEPSVLTLRGRMDPSWYRANNPQACPEPCDCPIQWPTALYCDHRTLGAIPDNLPARTEYLFLQDNNISSLSSSSFTNGTSLRWLILDHNQLQSNRVDHTALQNLTRLHFLFANHNHLTTVPENLPAGLRQLRLAYNHITSITPGTFQNLEHLTLLLLQGNRFSTITEDDFKGLVHLNLLDLSGNLFPTVPRHLPPSLQQLYLSNNSLSGLEEDCLVGFSGLRYLRLSHCGLQSPSIHPLAFNLSSLVELDLSYNKLSLTPTVPTTLQYLYLEANQIYQFSVSSFCQDVGPLSYSRMKILRLDGNKMTYHQLPADWVYCLRVLHHIYI; the protein is encoded by the exons ATGGCTCTCCACACATCCACCCTGgtcttggtcctggtcctgaTCATGCCTGCCCAGGCCTCCACTGATGTGGACACGGACTATGGAGGCGTCCCCCTGTGGATAAACCGTTTCCTAGGGGAGCCCAGTGTCCTGACCCTGCGTGGCCGGATGGACCCGTCATGGTACCGGGCAAACAACCCCCAGGCCTGTCCTGAGCCATGTGACTGTCCCATCCAGTGGCCCACAGCCCTGTACTGTGACCACAGAACACTGGGAGCCATACCAGACAACCTGCCAGCCAGGACTGAATACCTCTTCCTACAG GACAACAACATCTCATCCCTGTCATCCTCTTCTTTTACCAATGGCACCAGCCTGCGTTGGCTTATACTGGACCACAACCAGCTGCAGAGCAACAGAGTGGACCACACTGCTCTCCAGAACCTGACCAGGCTGCACTTTCTTTTTGCCAACCACAACCATCTGACCACGGTACCAGAAAACCTGCCAGCCGGACTCCGGCAGCTCAGATTGGCCTACAACCACATTACCAGCATCACCCCAGGAACCTTCCAGAATCTAGAGCACCTCACTCTACTGTTGCTGCAGGGGAACAGATTCAGCACCATCACAGAGGATGACTTCAAAG gtCTGGTGCATCTGAACCTGTTGGATTTGAGCGGGAACCTGTTCCCCACCGTCCCccgccacctccctccctccttgcagCAGCTCTACCTGTCGAACAACTCCCTGTCTGGGCTGGAAGAGGACTGTCTGGTGGGCTTCAGCGGGCTCAGATACCTGCGTCTGAGTCACTGCGGTCTGCAGAGCCCCAGCATCCACCCCCTGGCCTTCAACCTGTCCTCCCTGGTGGAGCTAGACCTCTCCTACAATAAGCTCAGCCTCACCCCCACTGTCCCCACAACCCTGCAGTACCTCTACCTGGAGGCCAACCAAATATACC AGTTCAGCGTGAGCAGCTTCTGCCAGGATGTGggtcctctgtcctactctaGAATGAAGATCCTACGACTTGATGGCAACAAGATGACCTACCACCAACTGCCTGCTGACTGGGTCTACTGTCTACGGGTGCTCCATCACATATACATATGA